A window of the Flavobacterium sangjuense genome harbors these coding sequences:
- a CDS encoding nucleotide sugar dehydrogenase codes for MKIKIAVIGLGYVGLPLARLFATKYPVVGFDINTNRIQELNAGQDSTLEIDEDTLKNVLVNSSSNSNGLFCSSTIDDIRDCNYYIVTVPTPVDKNNRPDLTPLYKSSETVGKVLKRGDIVIYESTVYPGVTEEECIPVLEKVSGLKFNVDFFAGYSPERINPGDKEHTVEKILKVTSGSTPEIGQKVNDLYKSVITAGTHLAPSIKVAEAAKVIENSQRDINIAFVNELAKIFNLLEIDTHSVLEAAGTKWNFLPFKPGLVGGHCIGVDPYYLAQKAQEKGYHPEIILAGRRLNDSMGEYVASQVVKLMIKKGVAINGAKLLMLGITFKENCPDVRNTKIVDVVHALQDYGIEVTIFDPWAKPSEVQHEYKLVTTDKLPSDTFDAIVLGVAHNEFTTVDLSKLKKSNGVLFDVKGVLNEKADGRL; via the coding sequence ATGAAAATTAAAATTGCCGTTATTGGATTAGGATATGTTGGTTTACCACTGGCGAGATTATTTGCTACCAAATATCCGGTTGTTGGATTTGATATTAATACCAATAGAATTCAAGAGTTAAATGCAGGTCAGGATTCTACTTTAGAGATAGATGAAGATACTTTAAAAAATGTGCTTGTAAATTCAAGTAGTAATTCTAACGGACTTTTTTGCAGTAGTACTATAGACGATATTCGGGATTGTAACTATTATATTGTAACGGTGCCAACACCTGTTGATAAAAATAACAGACCTGATTTAACACCATTGTATAAATCGAGTGAAACTGTTGGGAAAGTATTGAAAAGAGGAGATATCGTAATTTACGAATCTACTGTTTATCCTGGTGTGACCGAAGAAGAGTGTATTCCTGTTTTAGAAAAAGTAAGTGGCTTAAAATTCAATGTCGATTTCTTTGCAGGTTATTCTCCCGAAAGAATCAATCCGGGAGATAAAGAGCATACGGTAGAGAAAATCTTAAAAGTCACTTCGGGTTCTACTCCGGAAATTGGACAAAAAGTAAACGACTTATATAAATCGGTTATTACTGCAGGAACGCATTTGGCACCATCTATTAAAGTTGCCGAAGCTGCTAAAGTGATTGAGAACTCTCAACGTGATATCAATATTGCTTTTGTAAACGAATTGGCTAAGATTTTTAATTTGTTAGAAATTGATACGCATTCAGTATTAGAAGCAGCCGGAACCAAATGGAATTTCCTTCCATTCAAACCGGGATTGGTTGGTGGACACTGCATAGGTGTTGACCCTTATTATCTGGCACAAAAAGCACAGGAAAAAGGATATCATCCCGAAATTATTTTGGCAGGAAGAAGACTGAACGATAGTATGGGTGAATATGTAGCTTCTCAAGTTGTGAAGCTGATGATTAAAAAAGGTGTGGCTATAAATGGTGCCAAATTATTAATGTTGGGCATCACTTTTAAAGAAAATTGTCCTGATGTTAGAAACACCAAAATTGTGGACGTAGTTCATGCTTTGCAGGATTACGGAATCGAAGTTACCATTTTTGATCCTTGGGCAAAACCATCTGAAGTGCAACACGAATATAAATTAGTAACTACAGACAAATTGCCATCAGATACTTTTGATGCTATTGTTTTAGGTGTTGCGCATAATGAATTTACAACTGTTGATTTATCCAAATTAAAAAAATCAAATGGCGTTTTATTCGATGTAAAAGGAGTTTTAAACGAAAAAGCTGACGGAAGACTTTAA
- the rfbB gene encoding dTDP-glucose 4,6-dehydratase: MKKILITGGAGFIGSHVVRRFVTKYPNYQIFNLDALTYAGNLENIADIDKSSNYTFVKGDIVDADFINDLFQKHQFDGVLHLAAESHVDRSITDPLAFVKTNVIGTMNLLNAAKTIWANNFDGKRFYHISTDEVYGSLGAEGLFSETTPYDPNSPYSASKASSDHFVRAYGETYGLPYVITNCSNNYGPNHFPEKLVPLFIHNIINNKPLPVYGDGKYTRDWLYVIDHAIAIDLVFHEGKNHETYNIGGFNEWQNIDLVKLLCQQMDVKLGRAVGESEKLITYVKDRPGHDLRYAIDASKINKELGWKPSVTFEQGLEKTIDWYLSNEDWLQHVTSGAYQEYYEKQYNGGVM, translated from the coding sequence ATGAAAAAGATTTTAATTACTGGCGGAGCTGGATTTATTGGTTCTCATGTAGTGAGAAGATTTGTTACCAAATACCCAAATTATCAGATTTTTAATTTGGATGCTTTGACTTATGCCGGAAATCTCGAAAACATTGCAGACATTGACAAATCATCAAATTATACTTTTGTAAAAGGCGATATCGTTGATGCCGATTTTATCAATGATTTATTTCAGAAACATCAATTTGACGGCGTGTTGCATTTGGCTGCAGAATCGCATGTTGACCGTTCTATTACCGATCCATTAGCGTTTGTAAAAACCAATGTTATTGGGACGATGAATCTGCTGAATGCTGCTAAAACAATTTGGGCAAACAACTTTGATGGCAAAAGATTCTATCATATTTCTACCGATGAGGTTTATGGAAGTTTAGGAGCAGAAGGCTTGTTTAGCGAAACTACTCCGTATGATCCTAATTCACCTTATTCGGCTTCAAAAGCGAGTTCTGATCATTTTGTAAGAGCGTATGGCGAGACGTATGGATTGCCTTATGTGATTACAAATTGCTCTAACAATTATGGTCCAAATCATTTCCCTGAAAAACTCGTTCCTTTATTTATACATAATATTATCAATAACAAACCGCTGCCGGTTTATGGTGATGGGAAATACACTCGTGATTGGTTGTACGTTATTGACCATGCGATTGCGATTGATTTGGTTTTCCATGAAGGGAAGAATCACGAGACTTATAATATAGGTGGTTTTAACGAATGGCAAAATATTGATTTGGTGAAATTGCTTTGCCAACAAATGGATGTCAAATTGGGTAGAGCAGTAGGCGAGTCTGAAAAGTTGATCACTTATGTAAAAGATAGACCAGGACACGATTTACGTTATGCTATTGATGCATCTAAAATAAACAAAGAACTCGGTTGGAAACCATCGGTTACTTTTGAGCAGGGATTAGAAAAAACAATTGACTGGTATTTGTCCAATGAAGATTGGTTGCAGCATGTTACTTCGGGAGCTTATCAGGAGTATTATGAAAAACAATATAATGGTGGTGTGATGTAA